The Verrucomicrobiota bacterium genome segment CAACTTGTCCACACAGTAGGGTTTGGGGAGAAAATACTTGCCTCGGAAAGTAGTGAACGTCTGCTCAACCGTGCCGGGACTATAGCCGCTGGAATAGATCACCTTAAGGGTTGGATCCTGCATTAATAAACGCTTGGCCAGATCCCGCCCCGTAAGACCGCCGGGCATCATCATGTCCGTAAGTAGAAGGTGGATTTTGCCGTGCTGGTTTGCCCAGCACTCTAGCGCCCGGGGGCCCGACTCGGCGGCAATGACCCGATAACCATGGGTGCGCAACACTTCGACCACAAATTCGCGCACGGCCGTTTCGTCCTCGGCCACCAGAATGGTTTCGCTGCCGCGATGCAGGGTTCCTGGCACCACCGCGACCGGTTCCATCTTGGTCTCAACGGCACAGGCGGGAATGTATATCTGGAAGCAGGCCCCTTGGCCGGGCTGGCTCTGGACCTCGACCCAGGCTTCGTGTTGTTTGACGATCCCATAAACGGTGGCTAAGCCCAAACCGGTTCCTTTGCCGACCGCTTTGGTGGTAAAAAATGGTTCAAAAATGTGGGACATGACGTCCGGGGTCATACCGCAACCTGTATCCGCGACGCGCAAGCGCAAGAACCGGCCTGGCCGCGCATCCGGATTGGTGCAGGCCAGAGTGGGACTGATTTCCACCAGTTCCACACAGATGGTCAACCGCCCACCCTCGGGCATCGCATCCCGCGCGTTAACGGCCAGGTTCATGAGCATCTGCTCCATCATCCCCGCATCAGCGTTGATCAGGGGCAGGCCGGGTGGATTGTTGATGGTCAGCACGATATTTTCGGGCAGCACGCGGCGCAACATCTCCGAGATGGAGGAGAGGGTGCTGCCAATCTGCATCGGGCTTGCCTTGACGAACTGCTTGCGGCTGAAGGTGAGCAGTTGCCGGACGAGCTGGGCGGCGCGTTCCGCCGATGTGGCGATCGCCTCGATGGGTTTGCGATGGCTGGATCCGGGCGGTTTGACTTCGAGCAGCAGACTTGAATGGCCCAGGATGACCGTCAAAATATTATTGAAATCGTGGGCCACCCCGGCGGCGAGCTGCCCAATGGCCTGCATCTTCTGGGATTGGCGAAATTGGGCCTCGAGTTGCACCTCGCGGGTCACGTCGCGCTTGACGGCCACATAATTGATCGTCTTGCCGACGGCATCCCGCACGGGCGAAACGGTGGCCTCCTCCTCGTAAAGCGTCCCATCCTTGTGCCGGTTGATAAAATGGCCCTGCCAGACCTCGCCGCGTTTGAGGGTGTTCCACATCTCGCGGTAGAACTCGGCCCCCTGCTTGCCGCTCTTAAGGAAACGGGGATTCTGACCGAGCACCTCCGCGCGGGTATAACCGGAGGTTGCCTCAAACGCTGGATTGGCGTAGAGGATAACGCCTTCCGGGTTGGTGATCACGATGGTCTCGGCGGACTGCTCGACGGCGGTGGCCAGCCGGGCATTGGCTTCCTCGACGCGCTTGCGCTCAGTGATGTCCTGAATGGTGCCGATCATTTTCACCGGGCGTCCTTGCGCGTCGAATTCCAGCCGGCCCAAGCCATGCACCCAGCGTTCGGCTTGGTCGTGGTGGCGGATGATGCGGTACTCCTTGTTGAAAGGCTGGCTCTGGCCCAGCACCTCGTTTTTGAAATAGTCATCCATCCTGGCGCGGTCAGCGGGGTGGGTCAATGCCGTCCAGCCGTCCACCGAATGTT includes the following:
- a CDS encoding PAS domain S-box protein, which encodes MATYKNDRILIIDDNPSIHEDIRKILGHHRDTNKALDNTKALLFGDDLIEPEQTRFEIDSAYQGKEGLDKVQQATEAGRPYAMAFVDVRMPPGWDGIETISHIWKTHPDLQVVICSAYSDYSWTEMIRQIGKSDSLVILKKPFENIELLQLAHALTEKWQLNRQVKTRLSDLDQAVNQRTTELQAANAQLKKEIDERMQVEKVLLQSEATLKESQRIASMGSYVLDLASGHWSSSEMLDEVLGIAAAYEHSVDGWTALTHPADRARMDDYFKNEVLGQSQPFNKEYRIIRHHDQAERWVHGLGRLEFDAQGRPVKMIGTIQDITERKRVEEANARLATAVEQSAETIVITNPEGVILYANPAFEATSGYTRAEVLGQNPRFLKSGKQGAEFYREMWNTLKRGEVWQGHFINRHKDGTLYEEEATVSPVRDAVGKTINYVAVKRDVTREVQLEAQFRQSQKMQAIGQLAAGVAHDFNNILTVILGHSSLLLEVKPPGSSHRKPIEAIATSAERAAQLVRQLLTFSRKQFVKASPMQIGSTLSSISEMLRRVLPENIVLTINNPPGLPLINADAGMMEQMLMNLAVNARDAMPEGGRLTICVELVEISPTLACTNPDARPGRFLRLRVADTGCGMTPDVMSHIFEPFFTTKAVGKGTGLGLATVYGIVKQHEAWVEVQSQPGQGACFQIYIPACAVETKMEPVAVVPGTLHRGSETILVAEDETAVREFVVEVLRTHGYRVIAAESGPRALECWANQHGKIHLLLTDMMMPGGLTGRDLAKRLLMQDPTLKVIYSSGYSPGTVEQTFTTFRGKYFLPKPYCVDKLLRMLRECLDEASVH